The sequence below is a genomic window from Jatrophihabitans sp..
CCGGTCCACGACCTTCCACATCAGCTCGTCGTGATCGTGGCCCTCGTCGAAGTCCAGATGCGCCTGGGAGCCGCGAAGGGCGTCCTCGCCGTACTGGCCCCGAGCGTTGTTGGTGATGACCTGGTTGAACTGGTCGGAGTACCACTCGACGAAGTAGTTCCACACAGTCGTGGCAGCCGGGCCCTCCTTGTTGACACAGAGGTACAGGTAGCCCATCAGAAGCTCGGTGGAGAAGAACGGCTTGGTCGCGTTGACCTGCTCCTGCGTCCATCCCAGCTGCTTGATGTCTCGCATGAACATGTGCTCGTGCCCGTACTCCTCGGCGAGGTACTGAGCCAGGGTGGCCGCCAGGTGGTCGTCTGTCGAGCCGACTCGGTACAACGCGTAACCGTCGACCTCGTTGTTGAGCCGGATCCGCAGCACGGTCTCAACCAGGTGCCGAACGTAGTACTCCCGGTGCATCCACTGCCCGCTGTGGAATTCTCGCATCATCGGCACCCGCTCGAACTGGCGTTCAAGGCACACAGTGAGTTGGTTGTCCAGGTCGGATCGTTGAAGGCTCATTTTATTCGCTCCCTGAGTTGGATCAATGGTCATA
It includes:
- a CDS encoding iron-containing redox enzyme family protein; amino-acid sequence: MSLQRSDLDNQLTVCLERQFERVPMMREFHSGQWMHREYYVRHLVETVLRIRLNNEVDGYALYRVGSTDDHLAATLAQYLAEEYGHEHMFMRDIKQLGWTQEQVNATKPFFSTELLMGYLYLCVNKEGPAATTVWNYFVEWYSDQFNQVITNNARGQYGEDALRGSQAHLDFDEGHDHDELMWKVVDRAVSRWSTPETALSYAEHFVTLIGDYFMELYESTVTVGADETASASTAS